Below is a genomic region from Candidatus Omnitrophota bacterium.
ATAATCAATTCTGGGTTTCCAGCAATTGCTTGCGCAATCATCGCACGCTGGCGAAGACCTCCGCTTAATTGATGAGGGTAGTACGAAGCCACTCGCTTCGGGTCAGGAACTTCAACAAGATCCAAAAGCTCAAAAACTTTTTCTCGGATTTGTCTTTGATTTAAACGCGTATGAAATTGCAGCACCTCTGCAATTTGATTTCCAATACGAAACACTGGATTAAACGCGCTTAATGGTTCTTGAAAAACCATGGCAATCTTTTTTCCGCGCATTTTTTGCATCTGCTTTTCTCTACATTCCAACAAATCTTTGCCATCAAAGAAAATCTTTCCTGACGTAATCTGCATCGCAGGCGACAAAAGCTGTAGAATGGCAAGCCCAATCGTTGTTTTTCCACCTCCAGAACCTCCGACCAAGGCAACAGTTTCGAGAGCATTGACATCTAGGCTAAGATTGCTGACAAGCGATCTTTTTTCGTCTTGTCCCTTAATATCAATTGATAAATTTTCTATTCTTAAAAGTTCACTCATCTTGTCATCTAGCCTTCCATCTTAAACGTTGGATCCAGCGCATCTCTTAGAGCATCACCAATAATATTAAAACAAATCACTGTTAAGAAAATAAAAAATCCCGGCAATAAAATCCAAGGAGCAAATCTGATTTGGATAATCCCCATAGCCTCGGACAAAAGATTGCCCCAGCTTGCATAAGGATCCTGAATGCCTAACCCTAAGAGACTTAGCGCACTCTCCCCGATAATATATCCTGGAATCGAAAGCATAATCGCTACAATCGAATACGACACCGTGTGAGGCAAAATATGATTTAGAATAATCTTGATATCCGACAGACCTGCTACCTTTGCGGCTAAAACATATTCTCTTTGCTTAAGAGAAATCGCCATCCCACGAATAACACGCGCCAAAGAAGCCCACCCAATAAAAGAAAAAATCACCACAATTAAAATGTAAACCTGTAAAGAATTAAGATTCGGCGGAAAAGCTGCTCGCAAAGCCAGCATTAAATAAAACCCAGGAATCATCATAACCATTTCACACATCCGCATGATCAAATTATCAATTTTTCCGCCATAATATCCAGAAATGCCGCCAATCAAAAGGCCAAAGAAAAATGAAATCGCAACACCGATAATACCGATCGACAGCGAGATCCGTCCGCCCCACAACAATCTCGAAAAAAGATCTCTCCCCCTAGAATCTGCGCCCCAAAGATGAAGCCGTCCAGGACTCTTGACGCCGAAAAAATGATAGCGCGACGGGATCATTCCTAAAATCTTATATTGATCTCCTTTGACGAGAAACTGAATTGGAAAACTTTGAGAAACATCTTCGCTGTAAACCCGTTTATGAAATTGATCAAAAGACAATGTCATCTGATTAACATACGGCCAAGTTAGTCTCCCTTGATTGCTAACAACATGAATTTTCATCGGTGGACAGTACGAATAATTTCGATCTTCATTATCATATGAATAAGGTGACAAAAATCCAGCAAAAGCAGCTGAAAAATACAACAAGATTAAAATGCCAACGCAAACCATGGCCAAGCGATTTCGTCGAAACATCGCCATCGCGGATTGAAACTGGCTTAAACTTTTTTTATCTTGCTTAATCATATACAACCTATTAATAAAGATTTAATCTAAAATACTCGTCTAGGAATCAGTATAACGAATCCTCGGGTCAACCCATGCGAGCATAATATCTGCCAAAAGATTTCCTAAAAATAGCAAAACTCCGCCCATCAACATACTAGCCATCACCAAATATAAATCTTTCGCTCGAACAGCCGTGAGCATCACGGACCCAATGCCAGGCCAGCTGCAAATAATTTCGATTAATGCCGCACCACTTAAAAGTCCTGACAAATGATATCCTAAGATTGTAATCAACGGATTAATCGCATTGCGCAGCGCGTGCTTATAGATAACACGACTTTCTGGCAGGCCTTTGGCTCGGGCCGCCAAAATATATTGCTGTCGCAAAACCTCCAAAAGATTGCCCCGCATAATTCTCTGCAAACTTGCAATCGCGCCAATCGAAATAACAACCGTCGGAATAACCAGATGACGGCCAACATCTAGGAGTTTTCCCAAAAGACTCATTTGATCAAAGTCTGCACTTTGCATTCCTCCCAAAGGAAGACCACCAAACTTTGAAGCAAAATACAGAAGAATAATCGCCAAGAAAAAACTCGGCACAGATAAACTAATAAAAGAAATGATCGATAAAAATTTATCAATAAACCGATTGCGATTAACAGCCATCACAATCCCCAAAGGAATCGCGATCAACCATGTGGCAAGCATCGCGCTGAGCGATAAAATGAAAGTATTAAAAAGTCGGCTTGAAATAATTTGAGA
It encodes:
- a CDS encoding ABC transporter permease produces the protein MIKQDKKSLSQFQSAMAMFRRNRLAMVCVGILILLYFSAAFAGFLSPYSYDNEDRNYSYCPPMKIHVVSNQGRLTWPYVNQMTLSFDQFHKRVYSEDVSQSFPIQFLVKGDQYKILGMIPSRYHFFGVKSPGRLHLWGADSRGRDLFSRLLWGGRISLSIGIIGVAISFFFGLLIGGISGYYGGKIDNLIMRMCEMVMMIPGFYLMLALRAAFPPNLNSLQVYILIVVIFSFIGWASLARVIRGMAISLKQREYVLAAKVAGLSDIKIILNHILPHTVSYSIVAIMLSIPGYIIGESALSLLGLGIQDPYASWGNLLSEAMGIIQIRFAPWILLPGFFIFLTVICFNIIGDALRDALDPTFKMEG
- a CDS encoding ABC transporter ATP-binding protein → MSELLRIENLSIDIKGQDEKRSLVSNLSLDVNALETVALVGGSGGGKTTIGLAILQLLSPAMQITSGKIFFDGKDLLECREKQMQKMRGKKIAMVFQEPLSAFNPVFRIGNQIAEVLQFHTRLNQRQIREKVFELLDLVEVPDPKRVASYYPHQLSGGLRQRAMIAQAIAGNPELIIADEPTSNLDVTIQARILSLFKKIKNELNISMLLITHDLGVVRFLAERVFVLDQGCIIESGCVSDVFDCPQQDFTKKLMELA
- a CDS encoding ABC transporter permease, giving the protein MLKYILKRILISIPLLFGISLLTFFLIQITPGNFFDTLKLDPQVSPQTIAHYEKLFYLDKSLFQQYWHWLKNLLHFNLGYSFYYNAPVSQIISSRLFNTFILSLSAMLATWLIAIPLGIVMAVNRNRFIDKFLSIISFISLSVPSFFLAIILLYFASKFGGLPLGGMQSADFDQMSLLGKLLDVGRHLVIPTVVISIGAIASLQRIMRGNLLEVLRQQYILAARAKGLPESRVIYKHALRNAINPLITILGYHLSGLLSGAALIEIICSWPGIGSVMLTAVRAKDLYLVMASMLMGGVLLFLGNLLADIMLAWVDPRIRYTDS